Proteins found in one Pyxidicoccus trucidator genomic segment:
- a CDS encoding ArnT family glycosyltransferase gives MATAPSPLSVQPSHTPNLSAVPALVPEPSTRLLIGLLLVAALVPRLLVFVVNENLYGDAVVRTELAERWLREPHVITAYGDGAFQFGPLHMYLVGAALSVMDREVAGRAVSLLFGVLSVIPLFALTRRLFGWRAGVAAGLAFSAWGMHLQFSTTAGSEAVSLFFMLAAFALYAEGVEENRFAPLFQAALMLNLACALRYDAWMYIPLLTLALCFSSEDKVAALTRAVGFGLTCLPFPLLWMQGNELMHGDPFFPVKAVEDFHRSWVLSSAGSGPAIGWRLQQLGFWPGIALLTLSPGVAVLGMLGMVKAWRSRPDTRWLVAAAVVPAVYFTFRAAVLMTFVPLGRFTVTQIAVVPVFMALGFAALVGQRGAGARKALAGVTAVLAVAVPVAMGLYTFRADGRLQNSMRPVSPTSTNPVAVMQVADFVKAEVAGKGGAVAIDDDPSYMDLQIAFFSGLPEERMARVRWDTFRKLMQETQPEVLVRFDQGSLVKDPGVKLEGRVLVLDGVTFEELDGFSAPLHVYRRRP, from the coding sequence ATGGCGACCGCCCCCTCCCCCCTGTCCGTTCAGCCGTCCCACACGCCGAATCTCTCGGCGGTGCCCGCCCTCGTACCCGAGCCGAGCACCCGGCTCCTCATCGGGCTGCTGCTGGTGGCGGCGCTGGTACCGCGCCTGCTGGTGTTCGTCGTCAACGAGAACCTCTACGGCGACGCGGTGGTGCGCACGGAGCTGGCGGAGCGCTGGCTGCGAGAGCCGCACGTGATTACCGCGTACGGCGATGGTGCCTTCCAGTTCGGCCCGCTGCACATGTACCTGGTGGGCGCGGCGCTGTCGGTGATGGACCGCGAGGTGGCGGGCCGCGCGGTGAGCCTCCTGTTCGGCGTGCTGTCGGTGATTCCGCTGTTCGCGCTGACACGGAGGCTGTTCGGCTGGCGCGCGGGCGTGGCGGCCGGGCTGGCCTTCTCCGCCTGGGGCATGCACCTCCAGTTCTCCACCACCGCGGGCAGCGAGGCGGTGTCGCTCTTCTTCATGCTGGCCGCCTTCGCGCTGTACGCGGAGGGCGTGGAGGAGAATCGCTTCGCGCCCCTGTTCCAGGCGGCGCTGATGCTCAACCTCGCCTGCGCGCTGCGCTACGACGCGTGGATGTACATCCCGCTGCTCACGCTGGCGCTGTGCTTCAGCAGCGAGGACAAGGTGGCGGCGCTGACGCGCGCAGTGGGCTTCGGGCTGACGTGCCTGCCGTTCCCCCTGCTGTGGATGCAGGGCAACGAGCTGATGCACGGGGACCCGTTCTTCCCGGTGAAGGCGGTGGAGGACTTCCACCGCAGCTGGGTGCTGTCCTCGGCGGGCTCGGGCCCGGCCATCGGCTGGCGCCTGCAGCAACTCGGGTTCTGGCCCGGCATCGCGCTCCTCACCCTGTCTCCGGGCGTGGCGGTGCTGGGGATGTTGGGCATGGTGAAGGCCTGGCGCTCGCGGCCGGACACGCGCTGGCTGGTGGCGGCGGCGGTGGTGCCCGCCGTGTACTTCACCTTCCGCGCGGCGGTGCTGATGACCTTCGTGCCGCTGGGGCGCTTCACGGTGACGCAGATCGCCGTGGTGCCCGTCTTCATGGCGCTCGGCTTCGCGGCGCTGGTGGGGCAGCGTGGCGCTGGCGCGCGTAAGGCGCTGGCGGGCGTGACGGCGGTGCTGGCCGTGGCGGTGCCGGTGGCCATGGGCCTCTACACCTTCCGCGCTGACGGTCGCCTGCAGAACTCGATGCGCCCGGTGAGCCCCACGTCCACGAACCCCGTGGCGGTGATGCAGGTGGCGGACTTCGTGAAGGCGGAGGTGGCCGGCAAGGGTGGCGCGGTGGCCATCGATGACGACCCCAGCTACATGGACCTGCAGATTGCCTTCTTCTCCGGGCTGCCCGAGGAGCGGATGGCGCGCGTGCGCTGGGACACCTTCCGCAAGCTCATGCAGGAGACGCAGCCGGAGGTGCTGGTGCGCTTCGACCAGGGCTCGCTGGTGAAGGACCCCGGCGTGAAGCTGGAGGGCCGCGTCCTGGTGCTGGACGGCGTCACCTTCGAGGAGCTCGACGGCTTCTCGGCGCCGCTGCACGTGTACCGGCGCCGCCCGTAG
- the ruvX gene encoding Holliday junction resolvase RuvX: protein MRTMGLDLGTKTIGVAVSDGLGLTAQGVTTVRRTSLKADLAALANLAREHEVSRVVLGFPLNMDGSEGPRAEASRKFADTLGSALGVPVELWDERLSTVAATRTLLEADVSRARRREVIDQVAAQFILQGWLDAHRPADSAYHADDDYDPEA, encoded by the coding sequence ATGCGGACCATGGGCCTGGACCTGGGCACCAAGACCATCGGAGTGGCCGTCTCGGACGGACTGGGGCTGACCGCCCAGGGTGTCACCACCGTGCGGCGCACCTCACTGAAGGCGGACCTCGCCGCGCTCGCGAACCTCGCGCGGGAGCACGAGGTGAGCCGCGTGGTGCTGGGCTTCCCGCTGAACATGGATGGCAGCGAGGGCCCCCGCGCGGAGGCCTCACGGAAGTTCGCGGACACGCTGGGCTCCGCGCTGGGAGTCCCCGTCGAGCTCTGGGACGAGCGGCTGTCCACCGTGGCCGCCACGCGCACCCTGCTGGAGGCGGACGTCAGCCGCGCCCGCCGCCGCGAGGTCATCGACCAGGTGGCCGCGCAGTTCATCCTCCAGGGCTGGCTCGACGCCCACCGCCCGGCTGATTCCGCCTACCACGCGGACGACGACTACGACCCGGAGGCCTGA
- a CDS encoding tetratricopeptide repeat protein, producing MARIIRHEGATAMQMQSGAVTRLKAFARGEATWAEVEGMTFEEAKAIAQVGCDLAAAGRLEEARILFEGLVEGNPKDTAARSALGTVYQKLGRLEEAVAEYSAALEREPGNPVALANRGELYLRKGERQGFTDLANAVEADPHGETAAGRRARALVKAITLVAVEKLKEDSQP from the coding sequence ATGGCACGCATCATCAGACACGAGGGAGCAACGGCCATGCAGATGCAGAGTGGAGCGGTGACGCGACTGAAGGCCTTCGCCCGGGGCGAGGCGACTTGGGCGGAGGTGGAGGGGATGACCTTCGAGGAGGCGAAGGCGATTGCGCAGGTGGGGTGTGACCTGGCGGCGGCCGGGAGGCTGGAGGAGGCGCGCATCCTCTTCGAGGGGCTGGTGGAGGGGAACCCGAAGGACACGGCGGCGCGGTCGGCGCTGGGCACCGTGTACCAGAAGCTGGGACGGCTGGAGGAGGCGGTCGCCGAGTACAGCGCCGCGCTGGAGCGGGAGCCCGGCAACCCGGTGGCGCTGGCGAACCGCGGTGAGCTCTACCTGCGCAAGGGAGAGCGGCAGGGGTTCACGGACCTGGCCAACGCGGTGGAGGCGGACCCGCACGGGGAGACGGCGGCGGGGCGCCGGGCGCGGGCGCTGGTGAAGGCCATCACCCTGGTGGCGGTGGAGAAACTGAAGGAGGACTCGCAGCCGTAG
- a CDS encoding M48 family metalloprotease, which produces MEPLFTAEQLADIHAYHLPYYIRAAVDPFALLALMVLQLRFLVHPLYRAATAATAGLERRLGFLRTAPVSRAFFRAMERLWGEPGWGAAVLFALATDLFIKLVYTPVDVWFTYTLEHRHGLSNYTPGAYAWDLLKGHLVAAICVAALVIGVYGLARRVRHWWLVLGVPVALMMLGSSVLDPYRDLLYFDQKPLPAGPLRTRMTAMMEQASIPFADVMVEETSVASRRVQAYFAGQGPTRTIVLNDVILKELSAEEVLAAVAHEAGHVHEPKWPGRIASSFVLLALLFTIDRLLRVSAARGWFGTTRFADIRTLPLLWLLFSCVSLLGNPVAGAFSREGEREADRYALRLTGDVESFRRMLVKAARVNKMDPEPPRWVVLKGMSHPPIGERLAALPPP; this is translated from the coding sequence ATGGAGCCTCTCTTCACCGCCGAGCAGCTCGCGGACATCCACGCCTACCACCTGCCCTATTACATCCGGGCCGCGGTGGACCCGTTCGCGCTGCTGGCCCTGATGGTGCTGCAGCTTCGCTTCCTCGTCCACCCGCTGTACCGCGCGGCCACGGCGGCCACCGCCGGACTGGAGCGGCGGCTCGGCTTCCTGCGCACGGCCCCCGTCAGCCGCGCCTTCTTCCGCGCCATGGAGCGGCTGTGGGGTGAGCCTGGCTGGGGCGCCGCGGTGCTCTTCGCGCTCGCCACGGACCTGTTCATCAAGCTCGTCTACACGCCGGTGGACGTCTGGTTCACCTACACGCTGGAGCACCGGCACGGCCTGTCCAACTACACCCCGGGCGCGTACGCCTGGGATTTGCTCAAGGGCCACCTCGTGGCCGCCATCTGCGTCGCCGCGCTCGTCATCGGCGTGTACGGGCTGGCCCGCAGGGTGCGGCACTGGTGGCTGGTGCTGGGCGTGCCCGTCGCGCTGATGATGCTCGGCTCCTCGGTCCTGGACCCGTACCGGGACCTCCTCTACTTCGACCAGAAGCCGCTGCCCGCGGGCCCGCTGCGCACGCGGATGACGGCGATGATGGAGCAGGCCAGCATTCCCTTCGCCGACGTCATGGTGGAGGAGACCTCCGTCGCGTCGCGCAGGGTCCAGGCGTACTTCGCCGGCCAGGGCCCCACGCGCACCATCGTCCTCAACGACGTCATCCTCAAGGAGCTCTCCGCGGAGGAGGTCCTCGCCGCCGTGGCCCATGAAGCAGGCCACGTCCACGAGCCGAAGTGGCCGGGCCGCATCGCCTCTTCGTTCGTGCTGCTGGCCCTGCTCTTCACCATCGACCGGCTGCTGCGCGTGTCCGCGGCCCGGGGCTGGTTCGGCACCACGCGGTTCGCGGACATCCGCACCCTGCCGCTCCTCTGGCTGCTCTTCTCCTGCGTCTCCCTGCTGGGCAACCCCGTGGCCGGGGCCTTCTCGCGCGAGGGGGAGCGCGAGGCCGACCGGTATGCCCTGCGCCTCACCGGCGACGTGGAGTCCTTCCGCCGCATGCTGGTGAAGGCGGCCCGGGTGAACAAGATGGACCCCGAGCCCCCGCGCTGGGTCGTACTCAAGGGCATGAGCCACCCGCCGATTGGCGAGCGACTCGCCGCGCTCCCTCCTCCGTGA
- a CDS encoding tetratricopeptide repeat protein → MSVSRWWWVAALGLAVSGCRTTGSAARADGQGTAPKQELEFDAVTVTADLELDKLNDEELFAGGTSAFAANDFKQAARYFGRLADFHPDSRHRRAALYNAGLAHQRLKEWEEAGHRFSELADPAKGQGDALDAAFRVAETHYHLERYDEAVALLGVISAREDLPVNRRLEAQVQQGVCQLEAGRSEEAEKTLRKALSTYDALSDKDEVDDYFPAQAHFFVGEVFRLHYDNVKLDPVKGSDKLAEDLNYKAELLLSAQGHYLRSIRVGNGYWATAAGAQIGALYENLYEHMVNSPAPSELDAAEAEVYRQELRKKIRVLLTKSINIYERTLETAERIGSQSAFVDRTRESLAKVKALLLADAEADPSPAPPATDAEPHS, encoded by the coding sequence ATGTCGGTCAGTCGGTGGTGGTGGGTCGCGGCGCTGGGGCTGGCGGTGTCCGGGTGCAGGACGACGGGCTCGGCCGCGCGCGCCGACGGACAGGGCACGGCTCCGAAGCAGGAGCTCGAGTTCGACGCGGTGACGGTGACGGCGGACCTGGAGCTGGACAAGCTCAACGACGAGGAGCTCTTCGCGGGCGGCACCTCGGCCTTCGCGGCCAATGACTTCAAGCAGGCGGCGCGCTACTTCGGGCGGCTCGCGGACTTCCACCCGGACAGCCGCCACCGCCGCGCGGCCCTCTACAACGCGGGCCTCGCGCACCAGCGCCTCAAGGAGTGGGAGGAGGCCGGGCACCGCTTCTCCGAGCTCGCGGACCCCGCCAAGGGCCAGGGCGATGCGCTGGACGCGGCGTTCCGCGTGGCGGAGACGCACTACCACCTGGAGCGCTACGACGAGGCCGTCGCCCTGCTGGGCGTCATCTCCGCGCGCGAGGACCTCCCCGTCAACCGGCGCCTGGAGGCCCAGGTGCAGCAGGGCGTCTGCCAGCTGGAGGCCGGCCGCAGCGAGGAGGCGGAGAAGACGCTGCGCAAGGCGCTCTCCACCTACGACGCGCTGTCCGACAAGGACGAGGTGGACGACTACTTCCCGGCCCAGGCCCACTTCTTCGTCGGGGAAGTCTTCCGGCTCCACTACGACAACGTGAAGCTGGACCCGGTGAAGGGCAGCGACAAGCTCGCGGAGGACCTCAACTACAAGGCGGAGCTGCTGCTGTCCGCGCAGGGCCACTACCTGCGCTCCATCCGCGTGGGCAACGGCTACTGGGCCACCGCCGCCGGCGCGCAGATTGGCGCCCTGTACGAGAATCTCTACGAGCACATGGTGAACTCGCCTGCCCCGTCCGAGCTGGACGCCGCCGAGGCCGAGGTCTACCGCCAGGAGCTGCGGAAGAAGATTCGCGTGCTGCTCACCAAGTCCATCAACATCTACGAGCGCACGCTGGAGACGGCCGAGCGCATCGGCTCGCAGAGCGCCTTCGTGGACCGCACCCGTGAGAGCCTCGCCAAGGTGAAGGCCCTGCTGCTGGCGGACGCCGAGGCGGACCCCTCCCCCGCCCCGCCCGCCACGGACGCCGAGCCGCACTCCTGA
- a CDS encoding ArsA family ATPase translates to MSTTALASALSGKRVLICVGSGGVGKTTAAAALALRAAADGRTSLVCTIDPAKRLANSLGLTGLGNTETRVPATALEPLGIKPRAELYAMMLDMKQTWDDLITRVAPPDQRERILSNRFYQSLSTALAGSQEYISMEKLWELRRRNAHELIVLDTPPTAHALDFLNAPNRVLDFLDNEAAKWLLNPALKAGKLGMSLFNRSGYVMRALAKFTGTEMLQELSNFMLALSSMNEGFRERARGVRQLLEDPSTGFVLVTSPHPERMDEAIHFHTLLKQHRMEVVALVVNRVHPMPPEALWTDAATLTPTRRAKVEETLRELQVLAEQDSAGISQLQAACPGVPIIQVPRFELDVHDITALWRTGRYLLGDDTIA, encoded by the coding sequence GTGAGTACGACGGCCCTGGCTTCCGCGCTCTCGGGCAAGCGCGTCCTCATCTGCGTGGGCTCGGGAGGCGTGGGCAAGACGACGGCGGCCGCCGCGCTGGCCCTGCGCGCCGCGGCGGACGGGCGCACCAGCCTGGTGTGCACCATCGACCCGGCGAAGCGGCTGGCCAACTCGCTGGGCCTCACCGGCCTGGGCAACACGGAGACGCGCGTCCCCGCCACCGCGCTGGAGCCGCTCGGCATCAAGCCCCGCGCGGAGCTGTACGCGATGATGCTGGACATGAAGCAGACGTGGGACGACCTGATTACCCGCGTCGCCCCGCCGGACCAGCGAGAGCGCATCCTCTCCAACCGCTTCTACCAGTCCCTCTCCACGGCCCTGGCGGGCAGCCAGGAGTACATCTCCATGGAGAAGCTGTGGGAGCTGCGCCGCCGCAACGCCCACGAGCTCATCGTCCTGGACACGCCCCCCACCGCGCACGCGCTGGACTTCCTGAACGCGCCCAACCGCGTGCTGGACTTCCTCGACAACGAGGCGGCGAAGTGGCTGCTCAATCCCGCGCTGAAGGCCGGCAAGCTGGGCATGTCGCTGTTCAACCGCAGCGGCTACGTCATGCGGGCGCTGGCGAAGTTCACCGGCACGGAGATGCTGCAGGAGCTGTCCAACTTCATGCTCGCCCTCTCCTCGATGAACGAGGGCTTCCGCGAGCGCGCCCGCGGCGTGCGCCAGCTGCTGGAGGACCCGAGCACCGGCTTCGTGCTGGTGACGAGCCCCCACCCGGAGCGCATGGACGAGGCCATCCACTTCCACACCCTGCTCAAGCAGCACCGGATGGAGGTGGTGGCGCTGGTGGTCAACCGCGTGCACCCCATGCCGCCCGAGGCGCTGTGGACGGACGCGGCCACGCTGACGCCCACCCGCCGCGCCAAGGTGGAGGAGACGCTGCGCGAGCTCCAGGTCCTCGCCGAGCAGGACTCGGCGGGCATCTCCCAGCTCCAGGCCGCCTGCCCGGGCGTCCCCATCATCCAGGTGCCCCGCTTCGAGCTGGACGTGCACGACATCACCGCCCTGTGGCGCACCGGCCGCTACCTGCTGGGCGACGACACCATCGCCTGA
- a CDS encoding ArsA family ATPase — protein MAGLLDKRLWIVSGKGGVGKSTIAAALALASARAGRKTLVCEVNTQERVSRFLERPAAGPEVTMLEENLWAVDVRPQEAMREYGLMVLRFETLYKTVFENRLVRYFLRFIPSLQELVLLGKIMYHLQEKGPDGRPRFDTIVMDAPATGHAISFLSVPQVLVQTVPPGPMSREAQKMRDLLVDPAVTAMVLVALPEEMPVNEALELHAALRDKVNIRTQAAVLNQAFPERFTEADLEALLGHPELHGVAKAHHDRAAQAVLAGTKLERNLHAPLFTVPRLFTPEFGRDAIEQVMGHLEPMVTGEM, from the coding sequence ATGGCCGGACTTCTCGACAAGCGTCTGTGGATCGTCTCCGGCAAGGGCGGAGTCGGCAAGAGCACCATTGCCGCGGCCCTCGCCCTTGCCTCAGCGCGCGCGGGACGCAAGACGCTCGTCTGCGAGGTGAACACCCAGGAGCGCGTCAGCCGCTTCCTGGAGCGCCCCGCCGCGGGCCCCGAAGTCACGATGCTGGAGGAGAACCTCTGGGCCGTGGACGTGCGCCCCCAGGAGGCCATGCGCGAGTACGGCCTCATGGTTCTGCGCTTCGAGACCCTCTACAAGACGGTCTTCGAGAACCGGCTGGTGCGCTACTTCCTGCGCTTCATCCCTTCCCTGCAGGAGCTCGTCCTGCTCGGGAAGATCATGTACCACCTGCAGGAAAAGGGGCCGGACGGGCGCCCGCGCTTCGACACCATCGTCATGGACGCGCCGGCCACCGGACACGCCATCTCCTTCCTCAGCGTGCCGCAGGTGCTGGTGCAGACGGTGCCCCCGGGGCCCATGTCCCGCGAGGCGCAGAAGATGCGGGATTTGCTCGTGGACCCGGCGGTGACGGCGATGGTGCTGGTGGCGTTGCCGGAGGAGATGCCGGTGAACGAGGCGCTGGAGCTGCACGCGGCGCTGCGTGACAAGGTGAACATCCGCACGCAGGCGGCGGTGCTCAACCAGGCCTTCCCGGAGCGCTTCACGGAGGCGGACCTGGAGGCGCTGCTGGGCCACCCGGAATTGCACGGCGTGGCCAAGGCGCACCATGACCGGGCGGCGCAGGCGGTGCTCGCGGGGACGAAGCTGGAGCGCAACCTGCACGCCCCGCTCTTCACGGTGCCCCGCCTGTTCACGCCCGAGTTCGGACGCGACGCGATTGAGCAGGTCATGGGGCACCTCGAACCGATGGTGACGGGGGAGATGTGA
- a CDS encoding ParA family protein, whose translation MRRIAFINEKGGTCKTTLAVNTAAWLVRERGLRVLLVDLDTQGHAGKVLGVDVRTLPRNVFHLLTDEAVRFEDVVQHSATEGLDVLPAYKEMADFPVVVAGDARKAWRLADRLRAAEAAGYDAIVFDAPPSMGLTTRNILVASTEVVVPVALTYLSLDGCAEVADTVRQVGEAEGRPELRVTKVVPTLYRKTALATAILERLKAYFPDALAATPLGYDVKVDEAQSHGKTIWEYAPKSRGAQMLAAIAAELHGGPAPRKRRRAPEVA comes from the coding sequence ATGCGGCGCATCGCGTTCATCAACGAGAAGGGCGGCACCTGCAAGACGACGCTGGCGGTGAACACCGCCGCGTGGCTGGTGCGGGAGCGGGGCCTGCGCGTGCTGCTGGTGGACCTGGACACGCAGGGCCACGCGGGCAAGGTGCTGGGCGTGGACGTGCGCACGCTGCCGCGCAACGTCTTCCACCTGCTGACGGACGAGGCGGTGCGCTTCGAGGACGTCGTCCAGCACTCGGCGACCGAGGGGCTGGACGTGCTGCCCGCGTACAAGGAGATGGCGGACTTCCCGGTGGTGGTGGCCGGCGACGCACGCAAGGCCTGGCGGCTGGCGGACCGGCTGCGCGCGGCGGAAGCGGCGGGCTACGACGCCATCGTCTTCGACGCGCCCCCGTCCATGGGGCTCACCACGCGCAACATCCTCGTGGCCTCCACGGAGGTGGTGGTGCCGGTGGCGCTGACGTACCTGTCGCTGGATGGCTGCGCCGAGGTGGCGGACACGGTGCGGCAGGTGGGCGAGGCGGAGGGGCGGCCGGAGCTGCGCGTTACCAAGGTGGTGCCCACGCTGTACCGGAAGACGGCGCTGGCCACGGCGATTCTCGAGCGCCTGAAGGCCTACTTCCCGGACGCGCTGGCGGCCACGCCGCTGGGCTACGACGTCAAGGTGGACGAGGCCCAGAGCCACGGGAAGACCATCTGGGAGTACGCGCCGAAGAGCCGGGGCGCGCAGATGCTGGCGGCCATCGCCGCGGAGCTTCACGGCGGCCCGGCCCCCAGGAAGCGGAGGCGGGCGCCGGAGGTGGCGTAG
- a CDS encoding polyhydroxyalkanoate synthesis regulator DNA-binding domain-containing protein, producing MSEAEQAGAPSKEPKIIKRYTNRKLYDTVESRYVTLDEIAAMIKEGTEVRIVDNRTKEDLTSVTLAQIIFEEEKKKNQMPLSVLREIIRHPGESISGFIQQQVTPRVASIREEAESRLDKLLRRDETTGKVEGAPEEPPAAAATPESAAAAGLNPADLLKASQRAFEDWQRKIDERVKHVVENLTGNLPALGRDMASLTQRLEELEKKLEQVEQQKKQQ from the coding sequence ATGAGCGAGGCCGAGCAAGCAGGCGCTCCGAGCAAGGAGCCCAAGATCATCAAGCGGTACACGAACCGGAAGCTCTACGACACCGTGGAGAGCCGGTACGTCACCCTTGATGAGATCGCCGCGATGATCAAGGAAGGTACCGAGGTACGGATTGTCGACAATCGTACCAAAGAGGACCTGACCTCCGTCACCCTCGCGCAGATCATCTTCGAGGAGGAGAAGAAGAAGAACCAGATGCCGCTGTCGGTGCTGCGCGAAATCATCCGCCACCCCGGCGAGTCCATCTCCGGCTTCATCCAGCAGCAGGTCACCCCCCGCGTGGCCTCCATCCGCGAGGAAGCCGAGTCCCGCCTCGACAAGCTCCTGCGCCGTGACGAGACCACCGGCAAGGTGGAAGGCGCCCCCGAGGAGCCGCCCGCCGCCGCCGCGACGCCCGAGTCCGCCGCCGCCGCCGGCCTCAACCCCGCCGACCTGCTCAAGGCCAGCCAGCGCGCCTTCGAGGACTGGCAGCGGAAGATCGACGAGCGCGTGAAGCACGTCGTGGAGAACCTCACCGGCAACCTCCCCGCCCTGGGCCGCGACATGGCGTCGCTCACCCAGCGTCTGGAGGAGCTGGAGAAGAAGCTCGAGCAGGTCGAGCAGCAGAAGAAGCAGCAGTAA